One window of Ictalurus punctatus breed USDA103 chromosome 22, Coco_2.0, whole genome shotgun sequence genomic DNA carries:
- the prodhb gene encoding proline dehydrogenase 1, mitochondrial: MSYRKSILLTGLNGRFRRLPMSRSSRAETVLHHKALVHFRGEEHARSGSEIRVDFEQTKEAYKSKGSAELLRGLLVFKLCSYDFLVDKNKEIMDLCKKLMGQTLFEKLMKMTFYGQFVAGEDHQSIKPLIQKNRAFGVGAVLDYSVEEDLTKEEAETKEMESCVSVSEKENPGEDLRERKFTAHRKFGDRRDGVTSARTYFYADEVKCDQHMETFLNCIKASGGSSEDGFSAIKMTALGRPQFLLQFSEVLVKWKHFFSFLAAQQGNGSREVLERKLDLEQLQTFLTKLGAKGDIHGWFTNEKLCSSGTIDMLDWNSLIDERTKISDLLMVPNLETGHLEHLLKKFTEEEEKQMKRMLQRLDVLAKHAVENSVRLMVDAEQTYFQPAISRLTLEMQRLFNREKPVIFNTYQCYLKEAYENVCVDIELSRREGWCFGAKLVRGAYMHQERSRAQEVGYEDPINPDYESTSRMYHRCLDYVLEEIDRNGNASVMVASHNIDTVKHTIQRMNEMGLVPADRKVYFGQLLGMCDQISFPLGQAGFPVYKYVPYGPVNEVIPYLSRRAQENRGMMKGAKMERDLLWKELIRRLTSGELFHTPSL; the protein is encoded by the exons ATGTCCTACCGGAAAAGTATCCTCCTGACGGGGCTTAACGGCCGCTTCAGAAGACTGCCTATGTCGCGCTCGAGCCGGGCGGAAACCGTGCTCCATCACAAAGCGCTCGTGCATTTCCGCGGCGAAGAGCACGCGCGGTCCGGCAGTGAGATCCGGGTTGACTTTGAGCAGACTAAAGAGGCCTACAAGAGCAAAGGCAGTGCGGAGCTGCTCAGAGGTCTGCTCGTCTTTAAACTCTGCTCCTATGACTTCCTGGTGGATAAAAATAAGGAG ATAATGGACCTGTGTAAGAAGCTGATGGGTCAGACACTGTTTGAGAAGCTGATGAAAATGACATTCTACGGTCAGTTTGTGGCTGGAGAGGATCACCAGTCCATCAAACCGCTGATTCAGAAGAACAGGGCCTTCGGAGTGGGAGCCGTGCTGGACTACAGCGTGGAGGAAGACCTCACGAAGGAAGAGGCTGAGACAAAAGAAATGGA ATCATGCGTGTCAGtgtcagaaaaagaaaaccctG GCGAGGATCTTCGGGAGAGGAAGTTCACAGCCCATCGGAAGTTCGGTGATCGCAGGGACGGCGTAACGAGCGCTCGCACGTATTTCTACGCCGATGAAGTCAAGTGTGACCAGCACATGGAAACTTTTCTTAACTGCATCAAGGCGTCAG GTGGAAGTTCTGAGGACGGTTTCTCCGCCATTAAGATGACCGCACTGGGACGCCCACAGTTCCTG CTGCAATTTTCCGAGGTGCTGGTGAAGTGgaaacatttcttcagtttcctaGCGGCGCAGCAGGGGAACGGCAGCCGCGAGGTCCTGGAGCGGAAACTGGACCTCGAGCAGCTGCAG ACTTTTCTGACAAAGTTGGGAGCCAAAGGCGACATTCATGGCTGGTTCACGAACGAGAAGCTGTGCTCATCAGG CACCATCGACATGCTGGACTGGAACAGTCTGATCGACGAGAGGACCAAGATATCCGATCTTCTCATGGTGCCCAACCTCGAG ACAGGCCACCTGGAGCATCTGCTGAAGAAATTcactgaggaagaggagaagcaGATGAAGAGGATGCTTCAGAGACTCGATGTTCTTGCCAAA catgcGGTGGAGAACAGCGTGAGGCTGATGGTGGATGCAGAACAGACGTATTTCCAACCCGCCATCTCCCGCCTGACTTTGGAGATGCAGCGCTTATTTAACCGAGAAAAACCGGTCATCTTCAACACCTACCAGTGTTACCTGAAG GAAGCCTATGAGAACGTGTGTGTAGACATCGAGCTGTCGAGGAGAGAAGGCTGGTGTTTCGGAGCTAAACTGGTACGGGGGGCGTACATGCACCAAGAGAGGAGTCGAGCTCAGGAGGTCGGCTACGAAGATCCCATCAACCCGGACTACGAATCCACGAGCCGGATGTACCACAG GTGTTTGGACTACGTGCTGGAGGAGATCGACAGGAACGGGAACGCTAGCGTCATGGTGGCGTCACACAATATAGACACTGTGAAACACACGATCCAGAG GATGAATGAAATGGGACTCGTACCAGCTGACAGGAAGGTGTATTTCGGTCAGCTGCTCGGCATGTGTGACCAGATCAGCTTTCCGttag GTCAGGCAGGCTTCCCGGTGTACAAGTACGTACCGTACGGCCCGGTGAACGAGGTGATCCCGTACCTGTCTCGGCGTGCTCAGGAGAACCGAGGCATGATGAAGGGAGCAAAGATGGAGCGAGATCTACTGTGGAAAGAGCTTATACGCAGACTCACCAGCGGAGAACTGTTCCACACACCCTCTCTGTAA